One region of Rubripirellula tenax genomic DNA includes:
- a CDS encoding amidoligase family protein, with protein sequence MHANNIAFGIEIETHMPGTDTTPIGGYHNGLPVAWLPSGWKAERDGSIRTPAGRKPCEFVSPVLRGYEGLANVETAVDAIKERGARINESCGLHITVSWNGDAAALARLISLIANHESAIYASTGTKRRERNQWAKQIKTYGNKDAAKTRCERDRYHLLNLTHLAAGRNRIEIRAFAGTLNKTKLIGYIQMILGLVELALNTRRCSGWDYAKKPGTKSCWDRPDAGHGETELNRLFYRLGWTKGWYKGNLRNKRFGELSVGEQTCDWKPIKKKLLDLARKYDQAV encoded by the coding sequence ATGCACGCAAACAACATCGCCTTCGGTATCGAAATCGAAACCCACATGCCCGGCACCGACACCACGCCGATCGGCGGATACCACAACGGCTTGCCGGTTGCCTGGCTGCCCTCGGGTTGGAAAGCAGAACGCGACGGAAGTATCCGCACGCCGGCCGGACGCAAACCCTGCGAGTTTGTTTCGCCGGTCCTTCGCGGCTACGAAGGACTCGCCAACGTCGAAACCGCGGTCGACGCGATCAAAGAACGCGGCGCACGGATCAACGAATCTTGCGGACTGCACATCACGGTTTCCTGGAACGGCGACGCCGCGGCCCTGGCCCGCCTGATTTCGCTGATCGCGAACCACGAAAGCGCGATCTACGCTTCGACCGGCACCAAACGCCGCGAACGAAACCAATGGGCTAAGCAAATCAAAACGTACGGCAACAAAGACGCCGCGAAGACACGCTGCGAACGAGACCGCTACCACCTTCTCAACCTGACACATTTGGCCGCCGGCCGAAACCGGATTGAGATTCGGGCCTTCGCTGGAACGCTCAACAAAACGAAATTGATCGGATACATCCAAATGATTCTGGGCTTGGTAGAACTCGCCCTCAATACGCGGCGCTGCAGCGGATGGGACTACGCAAAGAAACCCGGCACCAAATCTTGCTGGGACCGACCGGACGCCGGCCACGGCGAAACGGAATTGAATCGGCTCTTCTACCGACTCGGTTGGACGAAGGGTTGGTACAAGGGCAACCTTCGCAACAAACGCTTCGGCGAACTTTCGGTCGGCGAACAAACCTGCGATTGGAAACCGATCAAAAAGAAGCTTCTCGACCTCGCCCGCAAATACGATCAAGCGGTTTAA
- a CDS encoding winged helix-turn-helix domain-containing protein yields MKKTDVKIGGEYFAKVTNKKVTVRIDAENRSGGWDATNLSTGKKIRIRTAGRLSGPSGSTAETETPATETRARKRVSKKKDATAMPTGEKKLSCVNAALQILGESAEPMNAQEMITAMVEKGLWESPGGKTPHATLYSAILRDMKRGDESRFVKTERGRFTARA; encoded by the coding sequence ATGAAAAAGACAGACGTAAAGATCGGTGGCGAGTACTTCGCGAAGGTCACCAACAAAAAGGTCACGGTCCGGATCGACGCGGAGAATCGCAGTGGCGGCTGGGACGCGACGAATCTTTCCACCGGAAAGAAGATTCGGATCAGAACGGCCGGCCGGTTGAGCGGACCGTCCGGCAGTACCGCGGAAACAGAAACGCCGGCGACTGAGACGCGTGCTCGCAAACGAGTCTCGAAGAAGAAGGACGCAACGGCGATGCCGACCGGGGAGAAGAAGCTTTCGTGCGTCAATGCAGCGTTGCAGATTTTGGGTGAATCGGCTGAACCGATGAACGCCCAAGAGATGATTACCGCGATGGTCGAAAAAGGTTTGTGGGAAAGCCCTGGCGGTAAGACTCCGCACGCCACGCTGTACTCCGCCATCCTTCGCGACATGAAACGCGGCGACGAAAGCCGGTTTGTGAAAACCGAACGCGGCCGGTTCACGGCGCGGGCATAG
- a CDS encoding DUF4314 domain-containing protein → MQTNIKAGDRVRLLSMPDDPDPIPAGTTGTVAGVYPQSDWTQVDVDWDNGRSLMLSIPPDRVAVISRPADNTN, encoded by the coding sequence ATGCAAACCAACATCAAGGCGGGCGATCGAGTGCGGTTGCTTTCGATGCCCGACGACCCAGATCCGATTCCCGCCGGCACCACCGGAACGGTGGCCGGCGTTTATCCGCAAAGCGATTGGACGCAAGTCGATGTCGATTGGGACAACGGCCGGTCGCTGATGCTTTCCATTCCACCGGATCGAGTCGCAGTGATTTCGCGGCCGGCCGACAACACGAACTGA
- a CDS encoding DNA modification methylase, producing the protein MQVEMWSLDRIKPYENNPRINDDAVADVVQSINEFGFRQPIVVDTAGVIIVGHTRFKAAKVLNLAEVPVHVAKDMEPEAIRAYRIADNRTGENAQWDYDLLPLEIGALQESGFDCELLGFNSDELAALLEPGVTQGLTDPDDIPEPPDDAITQPGDLWILGDHRLLCGDSTSVEDLDRLLNGAKIQLCNTDPPYNVKVEPRSKNAIAAGNSSFEAGKGKSKDGPKKMRAKDRPLANDFVSDEEFDRLLKAWFGNIARVLEPGRCFYIWGGFSNIGNYPGVLASSGLYFSQAIIWDKMHPVMTRKDFMGAHEWAFYGWREGAGHKYFGPNNATDLWHVKKIPPQQLEHLTGKPADLAVKAMQYSSRKGDNVLDLFGGSGSTLIGAEQTGRKAFLMELDPPYCDVIVDRYQRFTGNAAVLERTGESPIPMGKREENMR; encoded by the coding sequence ATGCAGGTCGAAATGTGGTCGCTTGATCGAATCAAGCCTTACGAAAACAATCCCCGTATCAATGACGACGCGGTTGCCGACGTCGTGCAAAGCATCAACGAGTTCGGGTTTCGCCAGCCGATCGTTGTCGATACCGCCGGCGTCATCATCGTCGGCCATACCCGGTTTAAAGCCGCCAAAGTTTTGAACCTTGCGGAAGTCCCCGTCCACGTCGCAAAGGACATGGAACCCGAAGCAATTCGTGCCTACCGGATCGCCGACAACCGAACCGGCGAGAATGCACAGTGGGACTACGATCTACTGCCGCTTGAGATTGGTGCGTTGCAAGAATCAGGGTTCGATTGCGAGTTGCTTGGTTTCAATTCGGACGAACTTGCTGCTTTGCTTGAGCCCGGCGTGACGCAAGGTTTGACGGATCCGGATGACATCCCTGAACCGCCCGACGATGCGATCACGCAGCCCGGCGACCTTTGGATCCTCGGCGATCACCGTTTGTTGTGCGGAGACTCGACCAGCGTCGAAGACCTCGATCGGCTTTTGAACGGCGCGAAGATTCAGCTTTGCAATACCGATCCGCCGTACAACGTGAAGGTCGAGCCTCGAAGTAAGAACGCGATCGCAGCCGGCAATAGTTCGTTCGAGGCTGGCAAGGGCAAGTCGAAAGACGGGCCAAAAAAGATGCGAGCGAAGGATCGTCCGCTGGCCAACGACTTCGTTTCCGATGAAGAGTTCGACCGGCTATTGAAAGCCTGGTTCGGCAACATCGCTCGTGTCTTGGAGCCCGGCCGTTGCTTTTATATCTGGGGAGGCTTTTCCAACATCGGAAATTATCCGGGCGTGTTGGCATCAAGCGGGCTGTATTTCTCGCAGGCCATCATCTGGGACAAGATGCACCCAGTGATGACGCGCAAGGATTTCATGGGCGCGCACGAATGGGCGTTCTACGGATGGCGTGAAGGTGCCGGCCACAAGTACTTTGGCCCAAACAACGCGACTGACCTTTGGCACGTCAAGAAGATTCCACCGCAACAGTTGGAACATCTCACTGGCAAGCCGGCGGATCTCGCGGTCAAAGCGATGCAGTATTCGTCACGCAAGGGTGACAACGTGCTCGATCTCTTCGGCGGCAGCGGTTCAACGTTGATCGGCGCGGAGCAGACCGGCCGAAAAGCGTTCTTGATGGAACTCGATCCGCCGTATTGCGACGTGATCGTCGACCGCTACCAACGCTTCACCGGCAACGCTGCCGTTCTCGAACGGACTGGAGAATCGCCCATCCCGATGGGCAAGCGTGAAGAGAACATGCGGTAA
- a CDS encoding AAA family ATPase yields MRPKGIKTISAKPTIHVIAGPNGAGKTTFAMSYLPEFAGCREFVNADLIAAGLSPFNPDSQAVAAGRLMLGRIDELARRRETFAIETTLAGRGHAQRLRKLKEQFGYTIELIFVWLPTADFAVERVANRVRQGGHNIPEPTIRRRFDQGIRNFADHYSSLADRWAILDATWYPSESSVSSELGQTVCFRESTVASMNQHTPALLANHTISNASEPTGFVQRLESAADEATRTIVETARSISTPILTWRDGATVRFNSITERRIPDDVRDD; encoded by the coding sequence GTGCGGCCAAAAGGAATCAAGACAATTTCCGCCAAACCAACCATTCACGTCATCGCCGGTCCGAACGGTGCCGGCAAAACGACGTTCGCGATGTCGTACCTGCCCGAGTTCGCCGGTTGCCGTGAATTCGTCAACGCCGACCTGATCGCCGCCGGTCTGTCTCCGTTCAATCCCGATTCCCAAGCCGTCGCCGCCGGCCGGTTGATGCTCGGCCGGATCGACGAACTGGCTCGGCGGCGAGAAACGTTCGCGATCGAAACGACTCTTGCTGGTCGCGGGCACGCTCAACGCCTCCGCAAACTCAAAGAGCAATTTGGATACACCATCGAGTTAATCTTTGTCTGGCTACCCACGGCGGATTTTGCTGTCGAGCGAGTGGCCAACCGAGTCCGCCAGGGCGGCCATAACATTCCCGAACCGACCATCCGCCGGCGTTTCGATCAAGGCATCCGAAACTTTGCCGATCACTACTCATCGCTCGCCGATCGCTGGGCGATTCTCGACGCCACTTGGTATCCGAGCGAATCGTCTGTTTCAAGCGAATTGGGGCAAACTGTCTGCTTTCGCGAATCGACCGTCGCTTCAATGAATCAACACACGCCGGCGTTGCTCGCCAATCATACGATTTCGAACGCAAGCGAACCGACCGGCTTCGTCCAGCGACTCGAATCGGCCGCCGACGAAGCAACGAGAACCATCGTTGAAACGGCTCGATCTATTTCAACACCTATTTTGACATGGCGAGACGGCGCAACCGTTCGATTCAATTCCATCACTGAGCGCCGAATACCCGATGACGTCCGCGACGATTGA
- a CDS encoding bifunctional DNA primase/polymerase — protein sequence MADVREQVTNYRQRGWYCVPLRPRSKSPARRDWTNLRLNPEVFPEQGNIGIILGEPSGWLVDVDLDCPEAIELADSYLPPTQAITGRPSAPRSHRWYIAIGATTEKHTDPSDGSMIVELRSTGTQTVVGPSVHPDGETYETLDGEPAPVPSPMLSACVKALADAVIHRRGTAKPPQQIATLPPQSPSVGNDVESRAIAYVNAMPPAIAGSGGHSQTYAAATALVHGFGLDPAISLAILTDHYNPRCNPCWSDKELQHKVNQAATKPHGRPFGWLRDDGPIEPIDNDVDLSRFMVGSAQPAVSAQPPPPESTPDPGQLPERLFDVPGFVRRVMDFTLANAPYPNIGLAFCGAMALQSFLAGRKVCTSGDLRTNLYLLALASSGTGKEFPRKVNSQILFQIGMSGSLGDKFASGEGIQDALVRTGRMLFQNDEMDGVLRQINLDRENSRESIPNILLTLYTSAGDVYPIRVKANQKDAIHIDQPHLTLFGTATPQYFYESLSKRMLTNGFFARLNIIDVGKRGTGQTPGSARDLPEDILDTAKWWADFEPGSGNFLNFHPKPLVIQVTPDAAEAIDHVRLMTEREYDAAEEAVDEVARTAWSRTCEHAKKLALIYACSENHIEPLIGLPAVEWATEFAMHQTRRQLYLASVHVAENPFHAECLKLLKRLGEQPEQRMQRQHILKYMKCKAADLDQIILTLVQQGEIVPVTMPTATKTASGFQRVVAE from the coding sequence ATGGCCGATGTGCGGGAGCAAGTCACGAACTATCGCCAGCGTGGCTGGTACTGCGTGCCGCTGCGCCCGCGATCAAAGTCACCGGCACGACGTGACTGGACGAATCTTCGATTGAATCCCGAGGTCTTTCCCGAACAAGGCAATATCGGAATCATCCTTGGCGAGCCGTCTGGTTGGCTCGTCGACGTTGATCTCGATTGTCCCGAAGCGATCGAATTGGCTGATAGTTATCTGCCCCCAACGCAAGCAATCACCGGCCGGCCGTCAGCCCCAAGATCGCATCGTTGGTACATCGCAATCGGTGCGACCACTGAAAAGCATACCGATCCGAGCGATGGCTCGATGATCGTCGAATTGCGTTCAACCGGAACTCAAACGGTCGTCGGGCCGAGTGTGCATCCCGATGGCGAAACCTACGAAACACTCGATGGAGAGCCGGCACCTGTTCCCTCGCCAATGTTGTCTGCGTGTGTCAAAGCACTTGCGGATGCCGTCATCCATCGACGCGGAACCGCGAAGCCACCGCAACAAATCGCCACTTTGCCGCCACAGTCGCCAAGTGTGGGCAACGACGTGGAATCGCGGGCAATCGCCTACGTGAACGCGATGCCGCCAGCGATCGCCGGCAGTGGCGGTCACTCGCAAACCTATGCCGCCGCGACGGCGCTCGTTCATGGCTTTGGTCTCGATCCAGCGATTTCGCTCGCGATTCTGACCGACCACTACAACCCTCGCTGTAATCCATGTTGGTCCGACAAGGAACTGCAGCACAAGGTTAATCAAGCAGCGACAAAGCCGCACGGTCGCCCATTCGGCTGGCTTCGTGACGATGGTCCGATCGAGCCCATCGACAACGATGTGGACCTTAGCCGGTTCATGGTCGGAAGTGCTCAACCCGCGGTTTCTGCCCAACCTCCGCCACCCGAATCGACGCCCGATCCAGGGCAACTACCCGAGCGACTATTTGACGTGCCGGGTTTCGTTCGCCGAGTCATGGACTTCACGCTCGCGAACGCTCCCTATCCGAATATTGGTCTCGCATTTTGCGGTGCGATGGCGCTGCAATCGTTTCTTGCCGGCCGAAAAGTCTGCACGTCGGGTGACTTGCGCACGAATCTGTATTTGCTCGCGCTCGCTAGCAGCGGGACCGGCAAGGAGTTTCCGCGCAAAGTCAACTCGCAGATTCTGTTTCAAATAGGCATGTCCGGATCGCTCGGCGACAAATTCGCCTCGGGTGAAGGTATTCAGGACGCATTGGTGCGAACCGGCCGCATGCTTTTTCAAAATGACGAGATGGACGGAGTGCTTCGTCAGATCAACCTCGACCGCGAAAACAGCCGCGAGTCGATTCCGAACATTCTGCTGACGCTCTACACCTCTGCCGGCGACGTCTATCCCATCCGCGTAAAGGCGAACCAGAAAGACGCCATCCATATCGACCAACCGCATTTGACGCTATTCGGCACTGCGACACCGCAGTACTTCTACGAATCGTTGTCCAAGCGAATGTTGACCAACGGATTCTTTGCACGCCTCAACATCATCGACGTCGGCAAACGAGGCACTGGGCAAACACCAGGCTCGGCCCGTGACCTGCCCGAGGACATTCTGGATACCGCGAAGTGGTGGGCGGACTTCGAGCCTGGCTCTGGCAACTTTCTGAACTTCCACCCCAAGCCGCTGGTGATTCAAGTTACACCGGATGCCGCCGAAGCGATCGACCACGTTCGATTGATGACCGAACGCGAATACGACGCTGCCGAAGAGGCTGTTGATGAGGTCGCTCGTACTGCGTGGAGTCGAACGTGTGAACACGCCAAGAAGCTGGCGTTGATCTATGCGTGTAGCGAAAACCACATCGAACCGCTCATTGGACTGCCGGCCGTTGAGTGGGCGACCGAGTTCGCGATGCATCAAACCCGCCGGCAACTGTATCTCGCATCCGTCCACGTCGCGGAGAACCCGTTTCATGCCGAGTGCTTGAAGCTGCTCAAACGACTCGGCGAGCAACCCGAACAGCGAATGCAACGACAGCACATCCTCAAATATATGAAGTGCAAAGCCGCCGACCTCGACCAGATCATTCTCACGCTCGTCCAACAAGGCGAGATCGTGCCAGTCACGATGCCGACCGCGACCAAAACCGCGAGCGGCTTCCAGCGAGTCGTCGCCGAATGA
- a CDS encoding DEAD/DEAH box helicase, producing MKLRAYQQAAVDAVYDHLRNRDDNPVAVLPTGAGKSLVLAKIASDAVTQWSGRVLILAHVKELLEQNADKVRRLCPDIKVGLYSAGLKKRDTNTPVLVAGIQSIYKRACDLDPFDLVVVDEAHLISKKGDGMYRQFLADCKVVNPHVRVIGLTATPFRLDSGMICSADHFLNEVCYEIGIKELIRDGYLSPLISKAGVHRADFGSLHIRAGEFVSEEIESLVNDDALVSAACAEIVELTADRRAVLIFASSVAHGRRVVEVLRENHDIECGFVTGETPAGERDELLARFRGDAPTTLIETETLRFLCNVNVLTTGFDAPRVDCVVMLRPTMSPGLLYQCVGRGFRLHPDKQNCLVLDFGGNIERHGPIDQIKPKDKAKRPDQGPPAKECEKCHALVACGYANCPECGHPFPPPQREAHDAEASEAGVLSGEVTDTEYDVQDIIYRIHRKRDADEDAPRCLRVDYMIGLERWQSEFICIEHPGYARRKAEAWWRDRCLDPCPTNAEEAIDIAESGLLALTETLTVRSIAGQKYDRIIKQSLGKIPNAALEEAPF from the coding sequence ATGAAGTTGCGTGCCTACCAACAGGCCGCCGTTGATGCGGTCTACGATCACCTGCGAAACCGCGACGACAATCCCGTCGCTGTTTTACCAACGGGTGCCGGCAAGAGTCTCGTGCTCGCAAAGATCGCATCCGACGCCGTGACGCAATGGAGCGGTCGCGTTCTGATCTTGGCTCACGTCAAAGAGCTTCTCGAACAGAATGCTGACAAAGTGCGTCGCTTGTGTCCGGACATCAAGGTCGGTCTGTATTCGGCTGGCCTTAAGAAGCGAGACACTAACACGCCAGTTCTGGTCGCTGGCATTCAAAGCATCTACAAGCGAGCGTGTGACCTCGATCCGTTTGACCTGGTCGTTGTCGATGAAGCCCATCTGATCTCAAAGAAGGGCGACGGCATGTATCGGCAGTTCCTGGCTGACTGCAAGGTTGTCAATCCGCACGTTCGCGTTATCGGATTGACAGCCACTCCGTTCCGCCTCGACTCCGGCATGATCTGCTCGGCGGACCACTTTTTGAATGAAGTCTGCTACGAAATCGGCATCAAGGAACTGATCCGTGACGGATACCTGAGTCCGCTCATTTCCAAAGCCGGCGTGCACCGAGCCGACTTTGGCAGTCTGCATATCCGCGCCGGCGAGTTTGTCAGCGAAGAAATCGAATCGCTGGTTAACGACGACGCCCTTGTGTCGGCCGCGTGCGCCGAGATCGTAGAACTGACGGCTGATCGCCGGGCGGTCCTCATCTTCGCGTCGTCCGTCGCACACGGCCGGCGTGTGGTCGAAGTGTTGCGGGAAAACCACGATATCGAGTGTGGTTTCGTGACTGGCGAGACACCAGCGGGCGAACGAGACGAATTGTTGGCCCGCTTTCGTGGCGATGCCCCAACAACGTTAATCGAAACCGAAACGCTACGCTTTCTCTGCAATGTGAACGTGCTCACCACCGGGTTCGATGCACCCCGTGTCGACTGTGTCGTGATGCTGCGTCCAACCATGTCGCCGGGATTGCTCTACCAATGCGTCGGCCGCGGTTTCCGCTTACACCCCGACAAACAGAATTGTCTGGTCCTCGACTTCGGTGGCAACATCGAGCGTCACGGTCCGATCGACCAGATTAAGCCGAAGGACAAAGCCAAGCGTCCTGACCAAGGTCCGCCGGCGAAAGAATGCGAGAAGTGTCACGCGTTGGTCGCATGTGGCTATGCCAACTGTCCCGAGTGCGGTCATCCGTTTCCGCCTCCGCAGCGTGAAGCCCACGATGCCGAGGCTAGCGAGGCCGGCGTGTTGTCTGGTGAAGTGACCGACACCGAGTACGACGTCCAAGACATTATCTATCGCATCCATCGCAAACGCGATGCTGACGAAGACGCACCTCGCTGTTTACGCGTCGACTACATGATCGGACTCGAACGCTGGCAAAGCGAGTTCATCTGCATCGAGCACCCTGGCTACGCACGTCGTAAAGCCGAAGCGTGGTGGCGTGATCGTTGCCTCGATCCTTGTCCAACGAATGCTGAAGAAGCGATTGATATCGCCGAATCAGGTTTGCTCGCTTTGACCGAAACGCTGACGGTCCGCTCGATCGCAGGCCAGAAATACGACCGCATCATCAAACAATCGCTCGGCAAGATTCCAAACGCAGCATTGGAAGAGGCACCCTTTTGA
- a CDS encoding RusA family crossover junction endodeoxyribonuclease has protein sequence MLRLQLPFPPSVNRYWRHVGTRVLVSKEGREYRRTVRGLMKLQKVKKHDGDLIVDIRLIPVDRRRRDVDNSLKALLDAMQAGGAYDDDSQIVRLTVEKFEPEADCPRTEVIVRRVPAKLGEPGYRFCLRCDDEFYSLGPGNRLCEECTRWRSRLTGFVPIARGRKYRNGARIA, from the coding sequence ATGCTGCGACTGCAACTTCCGTTTCCTCCCTCAGTCAATCGCTATTGGCGACACGTCGGCACCCGCGTGCTCGTCAGTAAAGAAGGTCGCGAGTACCGCAGAACGGTTCGCGGACTGATGAAGCTTCAAAAGGTGAAGAAGCACGACGGCGACTTGATCGTTGACATTCGCTTGATACCAGTGGATCGTCGTCGCCGCGACGTGGACAACTCGCTCAAGGCGTTGCTCGATGCGATGCAAGCTGGCGGAGCGTATGACGACGACAGTCAGATCGTTCGTTTGACAGTCGAAAAGTTCGAGCCGGAAGCGGACTGCCCGCGAACGGAGGTCATCGTCCGTCGCGTGCCGGCAAAGCTGGGCGAGCCTGGATACCGATTTTGTCTTCGCTGCGATGACGAATTTTATTCGCTCGGCCCTGGCAATCGGCTTTGCGAAGAATGCACGCGTTGGCGTAGCCGACTCACCGGTTTCGTCCCGATTGCTCGCGGTCGCAAATATCGCAACGGAGCGCGGATAGCATGA
- a CDS encoding DUF669 domain-containing protein — protein MANLNGFDANTVEPADDLEPIPSGKYVAVITDSEMKPTKSGTGNYLQLTFQIVEGEYANRLLWVRLNLDNPNATAVEIARRELSAICRSVGVLVPTDSADLHNLPCVIHVRVKRRNDTGELQNEVKGYSKKDVVAQPIAASQVSGTDAPWKR, from the coding sequence ATGGCCAACCTCAACGGCTTTGATGCAAACACTGTCGAACCAGCCGACGACCTCGAACCGATCCCCTCCGGCAAGTACGTCGCGGTCATCACTGACAGCGAAATGAAACCCACGAAATCTGGCACGGGCAACTACCTGCAGTTGACGTTTCAGATCGTGGAGGGCGAGTACGCAAACCGTCTTCTCTGGGTGCGTCTCAACCTCGACAACCCCAACGCGACCGCGGTGGAAATCGCCCGGCGGGAGTTGTCTGCGATCTGCCGGTCGGTTGGCGTCTTGGTGCCAACCGACTCGGCGGACTTACACAACTTGCCGTGCGTGATTCACGTGCGAGTCAAACGTCGCAACGACACCGGCGAGTTGCAAAACGAAGTGAAGGGCTACTCGAAGAAGGACGTCGTCGCTCAGCCGATCGCCGCTTCGCAAGTCAGCGGCACGGACGCCCCTTGGAAACGTTGA
- a CDS encoding ATP-binding protein, translating into MTNLLETIQSGRQSKPPRVLLYGVEGIGKSTFGSEAPKPIFIQTEDGLDEIECDRFPLATKFDDVVAALKTLVNEKHGYESVVIDSLDWLERLVWDKLCQQYAVESIEKVDGGYARGYMHALSLWREVLDLLNVLRSRGMVIVLIAHSKVERFEDPESSPYDRYSPRLHKHAAALVKEWCDAVLFATRKMRTQSEDGGFNRKRTIAHAIGKDGGERVVRAYGSPSCVAKNRYGIAEELPLSWSAFVNALTNNSPTPQTQGN; encoded by the coding sequence ATGACCAACCTCCTCGAAACCATCCAATCCGGCCGGCAATCGAAGCCGCCGCGAGTCTTGCTTTACGGTGTCGAAGGCATCGGCAAGTCGACCTTCGGCAGCGAGGCTCCCAAACCGATCTTCATTCAAACCGAAGACGGTCTCGACGAAATCGAATGCGATCGCTTTCCACTGGCGACAAAGTTCGATGACGTCGTCGCCGCTCTGAAAACGCTCGTCAATGAAAAGCACGGATACGAATCCGTCGTGATCGACTCGCTCGATTGGCTAGAGCGTCTCGTCTGGGACAAACTTTGTCAGCAGTACGCTGTCGAGTCGATCGAAAAAGTCGATGGCGGGTACGCTCGCGGTTACATGCACGCCCTCTCATTGTGGCGTGAAGTGCTCGACCTGCTCAATGTGCTGCGTTCTCGCGGCATGGTGATCGTTCTGATTGCTCATTCCAAGGTCGAGCGGTTCGAGGATCCTGAATCCTCACCCTACGACCGCTATTCGCCGCGACTGCACAAGCACGCCGCTGCCCTCGTGAAGGAATGGTGCGACGCCGTGCTGTTCGCGACTCGCAAGATGCGGACGCAAAGCGAAGACGGTGGCTTCAATCGCAAACGCACGATTGCACATGCCATCGGAAAAGACGGTGGTGAACGTGTCGTGCGTGCTTACGGATCTCCCAGTTGCGTTGCCAAGAATCGCTACGGCATCGCTGAAGAATTGCCGCTCTCGTGGTCGGCGTTCGTGAATGCACTGACCAACAACTCACCCACTCCTCAAACCCAAGGTAACTAA
- a CDS encoding sigma-70 family RNA polymerase sigma factor, whose translation MTRLVQAAKKFPELVHLEVGKRVLQLQLVRFRATATTKTSPFFRRELQSETLLQKTPSAISCNFAGGCGRCCNAADRVHPHADGVIVSPSQSSPITTEACPLSEDPFALTVIQRKVQQLLTFPEFEPYEDEDLQQELMSQLDSAMKDHRDDVGHRNPYIVMVIERKASNLLEYRRQILRAKEATHSLNVQVRDGDGNSCELIQTISESDQRRRLEFTTMPATDQFDLQEDIKTVIASLPEQWQTFLRLRSEHTLTAAAEVMGVPRSTAKSWVPRIAEVFEEAGLRDYLS comes from the coding sequence GTGACACGTTTGGTCCAAGCGGCCAAAAAATTTCCTGAATTGGTTCATCTGGAAGTTGGCAAGAGAGTGTTGCAGTTGCAGTTAGTGCGATTTCGTGCAACTGCAACAACAAAAACTTCGCCGTTTTTTCGCCGTGAATTGCAAAGCGAAACACTGTTGCAGAAAACGCCGAGTGCGATTTCGTGCAACTTCGCCGGTGGGTGTGGCCGCTGCTGTAACGCGGCCGACCGAGTTCACCCACACGCCGACGGAGTCATCGTGTCCCCAAGCCAATCTTCACCTATCACCACCGAAGCCTGCCCGCTCTCCGAAGACCCTTTTGCCTTGACCGTGATCCAGCGCAAGGTTCAGCAGCTTCTGACTTTCCCCGAGTTCGAGCCGTACGAGGATGAGGACCTGCAGCAAGAGCTGATGAGTCAGCTCGACAGCGCGATGAAGGATCATCGAGACGACGTCGGTCATCGCAATCCATACATCGTGATGGTCATCGAGCGGAAAGCAAGCAACCTGTTGGAATATCGCCGACAGATACTGCGAGCGAAAGAAGCGACTCATTCGCTCAATGTCCAGGTCCGCGACGGTGACGGAAATTCGTGCGAGTTGATTCAAACCATCAGTGAAAGCGATCAACGCCGGCGTCTGGAATTTACGACGATGCCGGCGACCGACCAGTTCGACCTGCAAGAGGACATAAAAACTGTCATCGCTTCGTTGCCTGAGCAGTGGCAGACGTTCTTGCGACTTCGCAGCGAACACACCTTGACGGCTGCGGCCGAAGTGATGGGCGTACCTCGCTCAACCGCAAAGTCGTGGGTGCCGAGAATCGCCGAGGTTTTTGAAGAAGCCGGACTTCGCGACTACCTGTCCTGA